In Marivirga salinae, a single window of DNA contains:
- a CDS encoding lysylphosphatidylglycerol synthase domain-containing protein, with protein MKRALLIIIKLFVTILVVLFLYEKISEDKAGFASAFQLFNDNFIILFLVVLLMPFNWFMEVLKWKYSIQPITHISLSKASTGVLAGIALGFVTPHAVGDYFAKVFSLTHHNRKKALGLILVSRMMQMLPTSIFGVISFYIYSNNKITFFDIPFSFSYPILSLMGLLLLILLLILFLKRNHPKIQDYVQPVRKMGIKLINILAGLSMLRYLIFSAQFLLLLSILNLKVSIFMQFMGVSFMFLAKSILPTFNFLSDLGIREFSVALFFESMKVDVAPIIASGLILWLINIALPALIGLFFIPKLKLKSI; from the coding sequence GTGAAAAGAGCTTTACTGATCATTATTAAACTATTTGTAACCATACTGGTGGTATTGTTTCTATATGAAAAAATTAGTGAAGATAAAGCTGGTTTTGCTTCTGCCTTCCAACTTTTCAATGATAATTTCATCATCCTATTTTTGGTAGTTCTACTAATGCCTTTCAATTGGTTTATGGAAGTCTTAAAATGGAAATACTCTATTCAACCCATTACTCATATTTCCCTTTCAAAAGCTTCAACAGGTGTTTTGGCAGGAATAGCTTTAGGTTTTGTTACGCCTCATGCTGTTGGAGACTATTTTGCAAAGGTATTTTCTTTGACTCATCACAACCGCAAAAAAGCATTAGGACTTATTCTGGTTTCCAGAATGATGCAGATGTTGCCCACCTCTATTTTTGGTGTAATTTCGTTTTATATATATTCAAATAATAAAATTACATTTTTTGATATCCCATTTTCTTTTTCTTATCCAATCTTAAGCTTAATGGGACTACTGCTGCTCATACTACTTTTGATCTTATTCTTAAAAAGAAATCATCCTAAAATTCAAGATTATGTTCAGCCTGTCCGGAAAATGGGAATTAAATTAATTAACATTTTAGCTGGATTATCAATGTTGCGATATCTCATTTTTAGTGCTCAGTTTTTATTGCTGCTTTCTATTTTAAACTTAAAAGTCAGTATATTCATGCAGTTTATGGGTGTGTCCTTTATGTTTTTAGCCAAGTCAATATTACCTACATTCAATTTTTTAAGCGATTTGGGTATAAGGGAGTTTAGTGTAGCCTTATTTTTTGAATCTATGAAAGTGGACGTAGCACCAATTATAGCTTCAGGCTTAATTTTGTGGTTAATTAACATTGCATTGCCTGCTTTAATAGGGTTGTTCTTTATTCCTAAACTTAAATTGAAAAGCATATGA
- a CDS encoding alkyl hydroperoxide reductase, whose product MKFNYQKLILKTAAIYNIIWGAWVVLFPQHFFDLVGMEKINHPMVWQGMGMVIGVYGLGYWWASYNPLRHWPIIMVGFIGKIFGPLGFLFNYSQGIVPFEFIYTLITNDFIWWIPFFLILKDVHVKTNWKLS is encoded by the coding sequence ATGAAATTCAATTATCAAAAACTCATACTAAAGACAGCTGCTATTTATAATATTATTTGGGGAGCTTGGGTTGTTCTGTTTCCTCAGCATTTTTTTGACTTGGTAGGAATGGAAAAAATTAATCATCCAATGGTTTGGCAAGGAATGGGGATGGTTATTGGAGTCTATGGCTTGGGATATTGGTGGGCTTCCTACAACCCTTTGCGCCACTGGCCTATCATAATGGTAGGTTTTATAGGTAAAATATTTGGTCCGTTAGGTTTTCTTTTTAACTATTCCCAAGGAATAGTACCCTTTGAGTTTATTTATACTTTAATTACTAATGACTTCATATGGTGGATCCCGTTTTTCTTAATTTTAAAAGATGTTCATGTTAAAACAAATTGGAAATTATCTTGA
- a CDS encoding DoxX family protein: MLKQIGNYLESKWSVRLMTVFYLLAGFNHFINPDFYLPLIPPLFAYPEKINVLSGIAEILLAIGILFNPSRKYAAYGILIMLLAFIPSHVYFIQLGSCINEGLCVPEWIGWIRLVLIHPILLLWAWKSGKSSS; this comes from the coding sequence ATGTTAAAACAAATTGGAAATTATCTTGAAAGTAAATGGTCTGTAAGATTAATGACTGTTTTTTATTTATTAGCAGGTTTCAATCACTTCATTAATCCTGATTTCTACTTACCACTTATTCCACCTTTATTTGCTTATCCAGAAAAAATCAATGTGTTAAGCGGAATAGCTGAAATATTGCTTGCAATAGGTATATTATTTAATCCTAGCAGAAAATATGCTGCATATGGAATTTTAATAATGCTACTGGCTTTTATCCCTTCACATGTATATTTCATACAATTAGGTTCTTGTATCAATGAAGGTTTATGTGTGCCTGAGTGGATTGGATGGATCAGACTAGTACTTATTCATCCAATTCTGCTTCTGTGGGCCTGGAAATCTGGAAAATCATCTTCTTGA